The Zootoca vivipara chromosome 16, rZooViv1.1, whole genome shotgun sequence genome has a segment encoding these proteins:
- the LOC118097475 gene encoding uncharacterized protein LOC118097475, whose product MSSSSAAAEPESKALPIVVRTYFSEVVEDDGNFIQAVCSLCRHKRKTIRGQHKAPSNFTKHVQRIHGEKYLKLMHKRKNIHCKQIGTGMLKVSEKIPKYCEPRWDPYSQYQLCDRSLSEENLDQLILNFLITDMLPLSIVDGSGFHTLIKGIIPSATVTSTETLRNNLARQYALVLEKIKRKLDSVSYVCTTADVWTHQGQSYVGVTCHWINSANLTRESAALSFQRFPGPCSYSKLASVLTEIHSQYDLDSTKITHIVTDNRNHFQKTFQLFPGPKEQLDQQEGNDVEKQVDPTDADACVNVRIYEALSNDTIDSSDLFYLPPRVACFSCTLSFVAATAASKALATNPPYKHLFQSVASKCCALRNVSQDSLKNAELVNYALGKSLPKPASVWNSEFDCFCRIYDMRDTVNLIMACLQLPKFTNLELEFLGEWLEVMSPIATALDKLQTEEAIESFCGAVLPMVLVLNSRLESVSPKYTSCLADALKGELQKQFAHMLTFDTAVSSKNTKPLVVASVSHPFFKLRWLQSQDDKKIAQELFLRELLRCDTLSSKADSQAAAMKAADDFYGFDDQGVAAAESALRNIGVQFLNDPSHELRQLKRYPAIAKLFIKFNTTLPNSAPVEKLLCHNGQILGPKMASLQDDVLEMMMLLQKNSQFLV is encoded by the coding sequence AGAATCCATGGAGAAAAATATCTGAAGCTGatgcacaaaaggaaaaatatcCATTGCAAACAAATTGGTACTGGCATGTTAAAGGTTTCTGAGAAAATTCCAAAATACTGTGAGCCTCGTTGGGACCCTTACTCACAGTATCAGCTCTGTGATCGGTCTTTATCCGAAGAAAACCTGGATCAACTAATTCTCAATTTTCTCATCACTGATATGCTTCCCTTGTCGATTGTCGACGGAAGTGGCTTCCACACTTTGATTAAAGGGATTATTCCCAGTGCTACAGTCACTTCTACAGAAACCTTACGGAACAACCTTGCAAGACAGTATGCCTTGGTTCttgaaaaaattaaaaggaaattgGACTCAGTTTCTTATGTTTGTACAACTGCAGATGTGTGGACGCATCAGGGGCAAAGTTATGTGGGCGTCACATGCCACTGGATCAATTCAGCTAACTTGACAAGAGAATCTGCTGCCTTAAGCTTCCAACGCTTTCCTGGGCCATGTTCATACAGCAAGCTTGCTTCTGTGCTGACTGAGATCCATTCGCAGTATGATTTGGATTCCACAAAAATAACACACATTGTCACGGACAACAGGAACCATTTCCAGAAAACCTTTCAGCTGTTCCCTGGACCCAAAGAGCAGCTGGACCAGCAAGAGGGGAATGATGTGGAGAAGCAAGTGGATCCCACGGATGCTGATGCCTGTGTCAATGTGCGCATTTATGAAGCCTTGTCAAATGACACCATTGATTCTTCGGACCTCTTCTACCTGCCACCCCGTGTGGCCTGCTTTTCCTGCACACTCAGCTTTGTGGCTGCGACAGCTGCTTCCAAAGCACTGGCCACCAACCCTCCATACAAGCACCTTTTCCAAAGCGTGGCAAGCAAATGCTGTGCTTTAAGGAATGTTTCCCAAGATAGCTTGAAAAATGCAGAGCTTGTCAATTACGCCCTTGGAAAGTCTCTCCCCAAACCAGCCTCCGTATGGAATTCTGAGTTTGACTGTTTCTGTCGCATATACGACATGCGTGACACGGTGAATCTCATAATGGCCTGCCTCCAGCTTCCAAAATTTACCAACCTGGAGCTGGAGTTCTTAGGGGAGTGGTTGGAGGTGATGTCTCCGATCGCTACAGCACTTGACAAGCTTCAGACAGAAGAGGCCATCGAGTCTTTCTGTGGTGCTGTCCTGCCCATGGTGCTTGTGTTAAACAGCCGACTTGAGTCGGTGTCTCCAAAATACACTTCTTGCCTGGCAGATGCACTGAAGGGGGAGCTTCAGAAGCAGTTTGCGCACATGCTGACCTTTGACACAGCCGTAAGTAGTAAAAATACCAAGCCACTAGTCGTTGCTTCTGTAtcacatccattttttaaattgcgTTGGCTGCAAAGTCAAGATGATAAGAAGATTGCTCAGGAGCTTTTCTTACGGGAGCTGCTCCGCTGTGACACTCTGTCGTCGAAGGCTGACAGTCAAGCAGCAGCAATGAAAGCTGCCGACGATTTTTATGGCTTTGATGATCAGGGAGTGGCGGCAGCTGAGTCTGCATTAAGAAATATTGGGGTGCAGTTCCTCAACGATCCATCGCATGAGCTGAGGCAACTGAAAAGATACCCAGCCATCGCCAAGCTTTTTATCAAGTTCAACACCACTCTGCCAAATTCTGCTCCTGTAGAAAAACTGCTCTGCCACAATGGACAAATCCTGGGACCCAAAATGGCCTCCCTTCAGGATGACGTGTTagagatgatgatgttgttgcaGAAAAACTCCCAGTTTCTTGTATGA